One genomic segment of Parus major isolate Abel chromosome 10, Parus_major1.1, whole genome shotgun sequence includes these proteins:
- the TCF12 gene encoding transcription factor 12 isoform X10: protein MPWGAGGGALSPARASRAMYCAYPVPGVGSSSLMYYYNGKTVYAPSPSSDDFNRESPSYPSPKPPSSMFASTFFMQDGTHNSSDLWSSSNGMSQPGYGGMLGGSSSHMSQSGSYGSLHTHDRLSYPPHSVSPTDINASLPPMSSFHRGSTSSSPYVAASHTPPVNGSDNILGNRGNGAGSSQTGDALGKALASIYSPDHTSSSFPSNPSTPVGSPSPLTGASQWSRSGGQAPSSPSYENSLHSLQSRMEDRLDRLDDAIHVLRNHAVGPSTSLSAGHGDIHSLLGPSHNGPIGSLNSNYGASSLVTASRQASMVGTHREEGVSLNSNHSVLPSAVSAQSTELNHKTQDSYRALSGGLQSQSVAIGPTEIKSEHKEKDENIHEPPSSDDMKSDDESSQKDIKVSSRGRTSTNEDEDLNPEQKIEREKERRMANNARERLRVRDINEAFKELGRMCQLHLKSEKPQTKLLILHQAVAVILSLEQQVRERNLNPKAACLKRREEEKVSAVSAEPPTPHPGSHPGLSETTNPMGHM from the exons GTGTATGCACCATCCCCAAGTTCTGATGATTTCAACAGAGAATCTCCAAGTTACCCATCTCCTAAGCCACCAAGCAGTATGTTTGCTAGCACTTTCTTTATGCAAG atgGGACCCACAATTCTTCTGACCTCTGGAGTTCATCCAATGGCATGAGCCAGCCTGGCTATGGTGGGATGCTTGGAGGCTCTTCTTCCCACATGTCCCAGTCCGGCAGTTACGGCAGCCTGCACACACACGATCGTTTG AGCTATCCCCCGCATTCAGTCTCACCTACAGATATAAATGCCAGTCTTCCTCCAATGTCCAGCTTCCATCGTGGCAGTACCAGCAGTTCACCTTATGTAGCTGCCTCACACACTCCACCTGTCAATGGATCGGATAATATTCTGG gaaacagaggaaatggTGCTGGAAGCTCACAGACAGGTGATGCACTTGGAAAGGCATTGGCCTCT ATTTATTCTCCTGATCATACCAGCAGTAGTTTTCCATCGAATCCATCAACACCAGTTGGGTCACCATCACCTCTTACAG GTGCCAGTCAGTGGTCGAGGAGTGGAGGACAAGCGCCCTCATCTCCCAGCTATGAAAACTCTCTACACTCCTTG CAGTCCCGCATGGAGGATCGCTTGGACAGACTCGACGATGCCATCCATGTGCTGCGGAACCACGCTGTGGGGCCTTCCACAAGCCTGTCAGCTGGCCATGGAGATATCCATAGTTTATTGGGACCATCCCACAATGGGCCAATTGGAAGCCTGAACTCAAACTATGGAGCATCCAGCCTTGTAACAGCCAGCAGACAAGCATCCATG GTTGGGACTCACCGGGAAGAAGGTGTCAGCCTCAACAGCAACCATTCAGTTCTTCCCAGTGCAGTTTCTGCTCAGAGCACAGAACTAAATCATAAAACACAAGACAGCTACAGAG CACTGTCTGGTGGCTTACAGAGCCAGTCTGTGGCTATAGGTCCAACAGAAATCAAGTCTGAACATAAGGAGAAGGATGAAAATATCCATGAACCCCCCTCATCAGATGACATGAAATCAGATGATGAGTCCTCCCAGAAGGATATCAAGGTCTCATCCAGGGGCAGAACAAG TACTAACGAAGATGAGGATTTAAACCCAGAGCagaaaatagaaagagaaaaggagagaagaatgGCAAACAACGCCCGGGAACGTTTGCGTGTGCGAGACATTAACGAGGCGTTCAAGGAGCTGGGCCGCATGTGCCAGCTGCACCTGAAGAGCGAGAAGCCGCAGACCAAGCTGCTGATCCTCCACCAGGCTGTGGCAGTGAtcctcagcctggagcagcaaGTGAGAG aacGAAACCTAAACCCTAAAGCAGCCTGCCTtaagagaagggaagaagaaaaagtttctgCCGTATCGGCAGAGCCACCAACACCACACCCAGGAAGCCACCCTGGCCTGAGTGAAACTACCAACCCTATGGGTCATATGTGA
- the TCF12 gene encoding transcription factor 12 isoform X7 produces MPWGAGGGALSPARASRAMYCAYPVPGVGSSSLMYYYNGKTVYAPSPSSDDFNRESPSYPSPKPPSSMFASTFFMQDGTHNSSDLWSSSNGMSQPGYGGMLGGSSSHMSQSGSYGSLHTHDRLSYPPHSVSPTDINASLPPMSSFHRGSTSSSPYVAASHTPPVNGSDNILGNRGNGAGSSQTGDALGKALASIYSPDHTSSSFPSNPSTPVGSPSPLTGASQWSRSGGQAPSSPSYENSLHSLKNRVEQQLHEHLQDAMSFLKDVCEQSRMEDRLDRLDDAIHVLRNHAVGPSTSLSAGHGDIHSLLGPSHNGPIGSLNSNYGASSLVTASRQASMVGTHREEGVSLNSNHSVLPSAVSAQSTELNHKTQDSYRALSGGLQSQSVAIGPTEIKSEHKEKDENIHEPPSSDDMKSDDESSQKDIKVSSRGRTSSTNEDEDLNPEQKIEREKERRMANNARERLRVRDINEAFKELGRMCQLHLKSEKPQTKLLILHQAVAVILSLEQQVRERNLNPKAACLKRREEEKVSAVSAEPPTPHPGSHPGLSETTNPMGHM; encoded by the exons GTGTATGCACCATCCCCAAGTTCTGATGATTTCAACAGAGAATCTCCAAGTTACCCATCTCCTAAGCCACCAAGCAGTATGTTTGCTAGCACTTTCTTTATGCAAG atgGGACCCACAATTCTTCTGACCTCTGGAGTTCATCCAATGGCATGAGCCAGCCTGGCTATGGTGGGATGCTTGGAGGCTCTTCTTCCCACATGTCCCAGTCCGGCAGTTACGGCAGCCTGCACACACACGATCGTTTG AGCTATCCCCCGCATTCAGTCTCACCTACAGATATAAATGCCAGTCTTCCTCCAATGTCCAGCTTCCATCGTGGCAGTACCAGCAGTTCACCTTATGTAGCTGCCTCACACACTCCACCTGTCAATGGATCGGATAATATTCTGG gaaacagaggaaatggTGCTGGAAGCTCACAGACAGGTGATGCACTTGGAAAGGCATTGGCCTCT ATTTATTCTCCTGATCATACCAGCAGTAGTTTTCCATCGAATCCATCAACACCAGTTGGGTCACCATCACCTCTTACAG GTGCCAGTCAGTGGTCGAGGAGTGGAGGACAAGCGCCCTCATCTCCCAGCTATGAAAACTCTCTACACTCCTTG AAAAATCGAGTTGAACAGCAACTTCACGAGCATTTGCAAGATGCAATGTCCTTCTTAAAGGATGTCTGTGAG CAGTCCCGCATGGAGGATCGCTTGGACAGACTCGACGATGCCATCCATGTGCTGCGGAACCACGCTGTGGGGCCTTCCACAAGCCTGTCAGCTGGCCATGGAGATATCCATAGTTTATTGGGACCATCCCACAATGGGCCAATTGGAAGCCTGAACTCAAACTATGGAGCATCCAGCCTTGTAACAGCCAGCAGACAAGCATCCATG GTTGGGACTCACCGGGAAGAAGGTGTCAGCCTCAACAGCAACCATTCAGTTCTTCCCAGTGCAGTTTCTGCTCAGAGCACAGAACTAAATCATAAAACACAAGACAGCTACAGAG CACTGTCTGGTGGCTTACAGAGCCAGTCTGTGGCTATAGGTCCAACAGAAATCAAGTCTGAACATAAGGAGAAGGATGAAAATATCCATGAACCCCCCTCATCAGATGACATGAAATCAGATGATGAGTCCTCCCAGAAGGATATCAAGGTCTCATCCAGGGGCAGAACAAG CAGTACTAACGAAGATGAGGATTTAAACCCAGAGCagaaaatagaaagagaaaaggagagaagaatgGCAAACAACGCCCGGGAACGTTTGCGTGTGCGAGACATTAACGAGGCGTTCAAGGAGCTGGGCCGCATGTGCCAGCTGCACCTGAAGAGCGAGAAGCCGCAGACCAAGCTGCTGATCCTCCACCAGGCTGTGGCAGTGAtcctcagcctggagcagcaaGTGAGAG aacGAAACCTAAACCCTAAAGCAGCCTGCCTtaagagaagggaagaagaaaaagtttctgCCGTATCGGCAGAGCCACCAACACCACACCCAGGAAGCCACCCTGGCCTGAGTGAAACTACCAACCCTATGGGTCATATGTGA
- the TCF12 gene encoding transcription factor 12 isoform X9: MPWGAGGGALSPARASRAMYCAYPVPGVGSSSLMYYYNGKTVYAPSPSSDDFNRESPSYPSPKPPSSMFASTFFMQDGTHNSSDLWSSSNGMSQPGYGGMLGGSSSHMSQSGSYGSLHTHDRLSYPPHSVSPTDINASLPPMSSFHRGSTSSSPYVAASHTPPVNGSDNILGNRGNGAGSSQTGDALGKALASIYSPDHTSSSFPSNPSTPVGSPSPLTGASQWSRSGGQAPSSPSYENSLHSLQSRMEDRLDRLDDAIHVLRNHAVGPSTSLSAGHGDIHSLLGPSHNGPIGSLNSNYGASSLVTASRQASMVGTHREEGVSLNSNHSVLPSAVSAQSTELNHKTQDSYRALSGGLQSQSVAIGPTEIKSEHKEKDENIHEPPSSDDMKSDDESSQKDIKVSSRGRTSSTNEDEDLNPEQKIEREKERRMANNARERLRVRDINEAFKELGRMCQLHLKSEKPQTKLLILHQAVAVILSLEQQVRERNLNPKAACLKRREEEKVSAVSAEPPTPHPGSHPGLSETTNPMGHM; encoded by the exons GTGTATGCACCATCCCCAAGTTCTGATGATTTCAACAGAGAATCTCCAAGTTACCCATCTCCTAAGCCACCAAGCAGTATGTTTGCTAGCACTTTCTTTATGCAAG atgGGACCCACAATTCTTCTGACCTCTGGAGTTCATCCAATGGCATGAGCCAGCCTGGCTATGGTGGGATGCTTGGAGGCTCTTCTTCCCACATGTCCCAGTCCGGCAGTTACGGCAGCCTGCACACACACGATCGTTTG AGCTATCCCCCGCATTCAGTCTCACCTACAGATATAAATGCCAGTCTTCCTCCAATGTCCAGCTTCCATCGTGGCAGTACCAGCAGTTCACCTTATGTAGCTGCCTCACACACTCCACCTGTCAATGGATCGGATAATATTCTGG gaaacagaggaaatggTGCTGGAAGCTCACAGACAGGTGATGCACTTGGAAAGGCATTGGCCTCT ATTTATTCTCCTGATCATACCAGCAGTAGTTTTCCATCGAATCCATCAACACCAGTTGGGTCACCATCACCTCTTACAG GTGCCAGTCAGTGGTCGAGGAGTGGAGGACAAGCGCCCTCATCTCCCAGCTATGAAAACTCTCTACACTCCTTG CAGTCCCGCATGGAGGATCGCTTGGACAGACTCGACGATGCCATCCATGTGCTGCGGAACCACGCTGTGGGGCCTTCCACAAGCCTGTCAGCTGGCCATGGAGATATCCATAGTTTATTGGGACCATCCCACAATGGGCCAATTGGAAGCCTGAACTCAAACTATGGAGCATCCAGCCTTGTAACAGCCAGCAGACAAGCATCCATG GTTGGGACTCACCGGGAAGAAGGTGTCAGCCTCAACAGCAACCATTCAGTTCTTCCCAGTGCAGTTTCTGCTCAGAGCACAGAACTAAATCATAAAACACAAGACAGCTACAGAG CACTGTCTGGTGGCTTACAGAGCCAGTCTGTGGCTATAGGTCCAACAGAAATCAAGTCTGAACATAAGGAGAAGGATGAAAATATCCATGAACCCCCCTCATCAGATGACATGAAATCAGATGATGAGTCCTCCCAGAAGGATATCAAGGTCTCATCCAGGGGCAGAACAAG CAGTACTAACGAAGATGAGGATTTAAACCCAGAGCagaaaatagaaagagaaaaggagagaagaatgGCAAACAACGCCCGGGAACGTTTGCGTGTGCGAGACATTAACGAGGCGTTCAAGGAGCTGGGCCGCATGTGCCAGCTGCACCTGAAGAGCGAGAAGCCGCAGACCAAGCTGCTGATCCTCCACCAGGCTGTGGCAGTGAtcctcagcctggagcagcaaGTGAGAG aacGAAACCTAAACCCTAAAGCAGCCTGCCTtaagagaagggaagaagaaaaagtttctgCCGTATCGGCAGAGCCACCAACACCACACCCAGGAAGCCACCCTGGCCTGAGTGAAACTACCAACCCTATGGGTCATATGTGA
- the TCF12 gene encoding transcription factor 12 isoform X8, with amino-acid sequence MFLQTREGGGDADSRGRKNQTNLFPVDLTSWKLNEVYAPSPSSDDFNRESPSYPSPKPPSSMFASTFFMQDGTHNSSDLWSSSNGMSQPGYGGMLGGSSSHMSQSGSYGSLHTHDRLSYPPHSVSPTDINASLPPMSSFHRGSTSSSPYVAASHTPPVNGSDNILGNRGNGAGSSQTGDALGKALASIYSPDHTSSSFPSNPSTPVGSPSPLTGASQWSRSGGQAPSSPSYENSLHSLKNRVEQQLHEHLQDAMSFLKDVCEQSRMEDRLDRLDDAIHVLRNHAVGPSTSLSAGHGDIHSLLGPSHNGPIGSLNSNYGASSLVTASRQASMVGTHREEGVSLNSNHSVLPSAVSAQSTELNHKTQDSYRALSGGLQSQSVAIGPTEIKSEHKEKDENIHEPPSSDDMKSDDESSQKDIKVSSRGRTSSTNEDEDLNPEQKIEREKERRMANNARERLRVRDINEAFKELGRMCQLHLKSEKPQTKLLILHQAVAVILSLEQQVRERNLNPKAACLKRREEEKVSAVSAEPPTPHPGSHPGLSETTNPMGHM; translated from the exons GTGTATGCACCATCCCCAAGTTCTGATGATTTCAACAGAGAATCTCCAAGTTACCCATCTCCTAAGCCACCAAGCAGTATGTTTGCTAGCACTTTCTTTATGCAAG atgGGACCCACAATTCTTCTGACCTCTGGAGTTCATCCAATGGCATGAGCCAGCCTGGCTATGGTGGGATGCTTGGAGGCTCTTCTTCCCACATGTCCCAGTCCGGCAGTTACGGCAGCCTGCACACACACGATCGTTTG AGCTATCCCCCGCATTCAGTCTCACCTACAGATATAAATGCCAGTCTTCCTCCAATGTCCAGCTTCCATCGTGGCAGTACCAGCAGTTCACCTTATGTAGCTGCCTCACACACTCCACCTGTCAATGGATCGGATAATATTCTGG gaaacagaggaaatggTGCTGGAAGCTCACAGACAGGTGATGCACTTGGAAAGGCATTGGCCTCT ATTTATTCTCCTGATCATACCAGCAGTAGTTTTCCATCGAATCCATCAACACCAGTTGGGTCACCATCACCTCTTACAG GTGCCAGTCAGTGGTCGAGGAGTGGAGGACAAGCGCCCTCATCTCCCAGCTATGAAAACTCTCTACACTCCTTG AAAAATCGAGTTGAACAGCAACTTCACGAGCATTTGCAAGATGCAATGTCCTTCTTAAAGGATGTCTGTGAG CAGTCCCGCATGGAGGATCGCTTGGACAGACTCGACGATGCCATCCATGTGCTGCGGAACCACGCTGTGGGGCCTTCCACAAGCCTGTCAGCTGGCCATGGAGATATCCATAGTTTATTGGGACCATCCCACAATGGGCCAATTGGAAGCCTGAACTCAAACTATGGAGCATCCAGCCTTGTAACAGCCAGCAGACAAGCATCCATG GTTGGGACTCACCGGGAAGAAGGTGTCAGCCTCAACAGCAACCATTCAGTTCTTCCCAGTGCAGTTTCTGCTCAGAGCACAGAACTAAATCATAAAACACAAGACAGCTACAGAG CACTGTCTGGTGGCTTACAGAGCCAGTCTGTGGCTATAGGTCCAACAGAAATCAAGTCTGAACATAAGGAGAAGGATGAAAATATCCATGAACCCCCCTCATCAGATGACATGAAATCAGATGATGAGTCCTCCCAGAAGGATATCAAGGTCTCATCCAGGGGCAGAACAAG CAGTACTAACGAAGATGAGGATTTAAACCCAGAGCagaaaatagaaagagaaaaggagagaagaatgGCAAACAACGCCCGGGAACGTTTGCGTGTGCGAGACATTAACGAGGCGTTCAAGGAGCTGGGCCGCATGTGCCAGCTGCACCTGAAGAGCGAGAAGCCGCAGACCAAGCTGCTGATCCTCCACCAGGCTGTGGCAGTGAtcctcagcctggagcagcaaGTGAGAG aacGAAACCTAAACCCTAAAGCAGCCTGCCTtaagagaagggaagaagaaaaagtttctgCCGTATCGGCAGAGCCACCAACACCACACCCAGGAAGCCACCCTGGCCTGAGTGAAACTACCAACCCTATGGGTCATATGTGA
- the TCF12 gene encoding transcription factor 12 isoform X11 — protein MFASTFFMQDGTHNSSDLWSSSNGMSQPGYGGMLGGSSSHMSQSGSYGSLHTHDRLSYPPHSVSPTDINASLPPMSSFHRGSTSSSPYVAASHTPPVNGSDNILGNRGNGAGSSQTGDALGKALASIYSPDHTSSSFPSNPSTPVGSPSPLTGASQWSRSGGQAPSSPSYENSLHSLKNRVEQQLHEHLQDAMSFLKDVCEQSRMEDRLDRLDDAIHVLRNHAVGPSTSLSAGHGDIHSLLGPSHNGPIGSLNSNYGASSLVTASRQASMVGTHREEGVSLNSNHSVLPSAVSAQSTELNHKTQDSYRALSGGLQSQSVAIGPTEIKSEHKEKDENIHEPPSSDDMKSDDESSQKDIKVSSRGRTSSTNEDEDLNPEQKIEREKERRMANNARERLRVRDINEAFKELGRMCQLHLKSEKPQTKLLILHQAVAVILSLEQQVRERNLNPKAACLKRREEEKVSAVSAEPPTPHPGSHPGLSETTNPMGHM, from the exons ATGTTTGCTAGCACTTTCTTTATGCAAG atgGGACCCACAATTCTTCTGACCTCTGGAGTTCATCCAATGGCATGAGCCAGCCTGGCTATGGTGGGATGCTTGGAGGCTCTTCTTCCCACATGTCCCAGTCCGGCAGTTACGGCAGCCTGCACACACACGATCGTTTG AGCTATCCCCCGCATTCAGTCTCACCTACAGATATAAATGCCAGTCTTCCTCCAATGTCCAGCTTCCATCGTGGCAGTACCAGCAGTTCACCTTATGTAGCTGCCTCACACACTCCACCTGTCAATGGATCGGATAATATTCTGG gaaacagaggaaatggTGCTGGAAGCTCACAGACAGGTGATGCACTTGGAAAGGCATTGGCCTCT ATTTATTCTCCTGATCATACCAGCAGTAGTTTTCCATCGAATCCATCAACACCAGTTGGGTCACCATCACCTCTTACAG GTGCCAGTCAGTGGTCGAGGAGTGGAGGACAAGCGCCCTCATCTCCCAGCTATGAAAACTCTCTACACTCCTTG AAAAATCGAGTTGAACAGCAACTTCACGAGCATTTGCAAGATGCAATGTCCTTCTTAAAGGATGTCTGTGAG CAGTCCCGCATGGAGGATCGCTTGGACAGACTCGACGATGCCATCCATGTGCTGCGGAACCACGCTGTGGGGCCTTCCACAAGCCTGTCAGCTGGCCATGGAGATATCCATAGTTTATTGGGACCATCCCACAATGGGCCAATTGGAAGCCTGAACTCAAACTATGGAGCATCCAGCCTTGTAACAGCCAGCAGACAAGCATCCATG GTTGGGACTCACCGGGAAGAAGGTGTCAGCCTCAACAGCAACCATTCAGTTCTTCCCAGTGCAGTTTCTGCTCAGAGCACAGAACTAAATCATAAAACACAAGACAGCTACAGAG CACTGTCTGGTGGCTTACAGAGCCAGTCTGTGGCTATAGGTCCAACAGAAATCAAGTCTGAACATAAGGAGAAGGATGAAAATATCCATGAACCCCCCTCATCAGATGACATGAAATCAGATGATGAGTCCTCCCAGAAGGATATCAAGGTCTCATCCAGGGGCAGAACAAG CAGTACTAACGAAGATGAGGATTTAAACCCAGAGCagaaaatagaaagagaaaaggagagaagaatgGCAAACAACGCCCGGGAACGTTTGCGTGTGCGAGACATTAACGAGGCGTTCAAGGAGCTGGGCCGCATGTGCCAGCTGCACCTGAAGAGCGAGAAGCCGCAGACCAAGCTGCTGATCCTCCACCAGGCTGTGGCAGTGAtcctcagcctggagcagcaaGTGAGAG aacGAAACCTAAACCCTAAAGCAGCCTGCCTtaagagaagggaagaagaaaaagtttctgCCGTATCGGCAGAGCCACCAACACCACACCCAGGAAGCCACCCTGGCCTGAGTGAAACTACCAACCCTATGGGTCATATGTGA